From the genome of Actinomycetota bacterium:
TCACGGAGGGGCCGGGCAGTAGCCTTTCGCACCAGAGCCAGAGCGGGGAAACAGCCGTCGCAAGGAGGGGGACATGCGGATTGCTTCGTCGGTCACATCGCTGTCGTGGATTCCGTCGGAGGCGGTGGCTGGTCTGACCAAGCTGCCCTTCGAGGTGGGTATCGGCCACTACGACCCGCCGCCCCCGGATCACCTCGACGACCTCGACGCCCTGCGGGAGGCCGACCGGTTCCGCTTCGCCAACCAGCTGAAGGCGTGGATCGAGGTCGAGGGCGGCAAGATCGTGGGCTACGGCCACGAGGGCCACGGGCACATCGGGTCCACCTCGCTGCGCCTGGGGCCGGTGGCGATGTCGATCCCGGCGGTGGCGTTCCCCGACATCCAGCCCGAGCCCGAGGTCACCGCCACCTCGGTGCGCTTCGTGCAGTCGGCCGGCGGGCGCACGGGTGCCCCGGCGCCGCGACGGGTCCGGCGCCCGCCCTTCGTCCAGGTGACCGCCCCGCTGGCGTGGACCAGCCTGGCCCTCACCATCAACGCCAACGGCACGTCCCACTTCGAGGTGGCCGGCGCCAGCCCCTTCCCGCGCCACTGGGTCTACGACCGCAACGGCGACCTGGCGGCCAAGAGCGGGATGATCGACTTCAAGACCTGGTACCGCAGCGCCTTCACCCGGGACAGCCCCTGGGGTGGCACCGGGTCCAAGGCCCTCATCACCGTGGCCGAGAGCGCCACCGAGCGCCAGATCTCGGCCACCATCATGGGCGGCAAGGGGGTCGACATCCTCAACGTGGCCGAGGGCAAGACCCTGATGAACCAGGGGGACAAGGGCACTGACCTGTTCGTGGTGCTGGACGGCGTCCTGGTGGTGGAGGTGGACGGCGTGGGGGTCGCCGAAGTCGGCCCCGGCGCCATCGTCGGCGAGCGGGCCATCCTCGAGGGGGGCAAGCGCACCGCCACCCTGCGGGCGGTGACGAAGGTGAAGGCGGCCCGGGCCACCAAGACCACGATCGACCCGGCACTCCTGGCGGAGGTGGGCAAGCAGCACCGCCGCGAGAAGGAGTGACCACGTACGACGCAGTGGTCGTCGGCGCCGGCCCCAATGGGCTGGCCGCCGCCGCCACCCTGGCGCGGGCGGGCTGCTCCGTGCACGTCCTGGAGGCGGCCGACCGCATCGGCGGTGGGACGCGCACGGAAGCCATCACCCTGCCCGGGTTCCTGCATGACGTCTGCTCGGCGATCCATCCCCTCGGGGTGGCATCGCCGGCGTTCCAGGCCCTGCCGCTGGCCGAGCACGGCCTCAGGTGGGTCCAGCCCGATGCCCCGGCGGCCCACCCGTTGCCCGACGGGACTGCTGCGCTCCTCGAGCACTCGCTGGACGCCACCGCCCAGGGGCTCGGCGAGGACGGGCGAGCCTGGCGGCGCATCGCCCTCCCCCTGGTGGAGCACTGGGAAGAGCTGGCCTCGTCGATCCTGGCGCCGGTGCTCCGCCCGCCGTCGCACCCGCTGGTGATGGGCCGGTTCGGCATCGGGGCGATCTGGCCGGCGACGACCTTCGCCCACACCCAGTTCCGCACCGAGCGGGCGCGGGCCCTCTTCACCGGGCTGGCGGGCCACTCCATCCTCGACCTGCGCAAGCCGCTCACCGCCTCGTTCGGCCTCACGTTCATGGGCACCGCCCACACCGGCGGGTGGCCGATGGCCGCGGGCGGCTCAGGGCGCATCGCCGACGCCCTGGCGTCCTACCTCGCCGGGCAGGGGGGCACCATCGAGACCGGCCGGAGGGTCACCTCGCTGACCGACCTCCCCCCCAGCCGGGCGCTGCTGTTCGACGTGACGCCCCGCCAGCTGCTGGCCATCGCCGGCGACGCCCTGGCGCCCGCCTACCGGGCCCGGCTGCGCCGGTTCCGCTACGGCCCGGGAGCCTTCAAAGTGGACTACGCCCTGGACGGGCCGGTGCCCTGGAAGGCGCCCGAGGTGGCCCGGGCGGGGAGCGTGCATGTCGGGGGGACGATGGAGGAGATCGCCGCCGGGGAGGCCGAGGTGGCCCGCGGCGGCCACCCGGAGGCGCCCTACGTCCTGTGCACGCAGACCAGCCTCTTCGACCCCTCCCGGGCGCCGGAGGGCCAGCACACGTTCTGGGCCTACTGCCACGTGCCGAACGGTTCCTCGGTGGACATGACCGACCGGATCGAGGCCCAGATCGAGCGCTTCGCCCCCGGGTTCAAGGACCGGGTGCTGGCCCGCCATGCCATGGGGCCGGCGGCGATCGAGGCGCACGACGCCAACTACATCGGCGGCGACATCACGGGGGGGTCACACGGCGGGCTCCAGCTGGTGGCCCGCCCGATGGTCACGCCGCATCCCTACTCCGTGCCGATGAAGGATCAGCGCGCGTTCCTGTGCTCGTCCTCGACCCCTCCGGGGGCCGGGGTGCACGGCATGTGCGGCTGGTGGGCGGCGCAGGCGGCCATGAAGGAACTGGGGTTGGCCCCCGACCGGGTACCGACATGACCGGCGGGCGGGCGGCAGCCGCTTCCTGGGCGCGCCACGACCTGCGCCGGCGGTGGGTCTCCCTGGTGGCGCTCGGGATCCTGGCGGGGGTCACCGCCGGCGTGGCGCTCGCCGCCTTCGCCGGGGCGCGCCGGACGGCGACCGCCCTGCCCCGCCTGGAGGCGGCGACGCACGCCGCCAGCGCGGTGATCTTCGCCTCGCAGGTGGGCGAGCTGAACCCCGACTGGGGCAGGCTCCGCGCCCGGCCCGAGGTCAAGGAGCTGGCCATCTGGGACCTGCTGTTCGGCAGCATCGGCGGCCAGCCCGGTGCGGTGATCTTCGGCTCGGACGACGGCACCTATTTCGGGAGCGTCGACCATCCCATCGTTGTGCGGGGCCGGATGTACGACCCCCGGGCGCCGGACGAGGTGGTGGTGGACCAGCACGCTGTCTCCCAGGCGCCGGTCGGCAGCACGTTCTCCTTCCAGGCCAACGGCCCCGACCAGGCCAACGCGGCGTTTGGCGACCCGCCCGACGGGCCGACCTTCACCCTGCACGTCGTCGGTGAGGTGAAGGAGATCGACCAGTACCTCTTCGTCCCCGACGGCCAGGTCTTCACGTCGCCGGCATTCATCGAGCAGAACCGCAGCCGGATCCTCGCCCTGCCCAATGCCCAGGCGGTGGTGCGGCCGGGCCGGGGTGGCGTGGCCGCGCTGCAGCGCGACGTCCACCAGCTGGTCGCCCCGGGCACCCCCGTGCTCGATCTGGCCCAGGTCAGCCGGCGCGTGACCACCACGCTCGACGTCGAGCGCGTCGCCCTCCTCCTCCTCGGTGTGGCCGTGGTGTTGGCGGGGGGCTTCCTGGTCGCCCAGGCGCTCGGCCGCTCCGCCGCCTTGATCGGCGACGACGTGGCCGCCCTGCAGGCGATCGGGCTCACCCGGAGCGACGTCGCCGTGGCGGGTGCCCTGGCGCAGATCCTGACGACCGCCGCCGCGCTGGTCGTCACGTTTGTGACCGCCGCACTTCTGTCGGACGCCTTTCCCGTGGGGCTCGGCAGGCAGATCGATCCCAACCCCGGGTTCCACATCGACTGGGTCGTGCTGGCGCCCGGCGTCCTGGTGGCGGGAGCGCTGGTCGTCGTCTACGCCTGGGCGGTGGCGCGGCGCACCTACGGCCGGGGTGCGGCGGCCGAGGCGCGGCCCTCCAGCCTCGCCAGTGCCATCCGCCGATCGGCGCCCGCCGCCGTCGGGCTCGGCGCCGGTATGGCCTTCGACAAGGGTCGCGGGGTCCGCAGCATCCCGGTACGGCCCGCCCTGGCCGGGGCGGTGGTGGGTGTGGCCGGGGTGGTCGCCACCTTCTCCATCAACCAGGGCATCGTCTATGCGCTCCACCATCCCGCCCTTGCCGGGGTGAACTGGGACGCCGAGGTGTCCCCCAATCCCGGCGATCTCACGGCCCGGGGGATCAGCCCGGACCTGGCCTCGAAGGTGGAGACGGCGGCGGGCCCCGCCGCGTCGGTGGCGGTGCGCGACCGCTACGTGCTCCCGGTCAACGGCGTCGGGGTGCCGGCCTTCTCGCTCCGGTCCCCGACCAGCGCCACCCCGGCCGCCTTCGGCATGACGGTGACGTCGGGCCGGGCGCCGGCCGAGGATCGCGAGGCCGACATCGGCCCGGCCACCGCCCGGGAGCTGGGCGTGAAGGTGGGCGACCAGGTGCGGATCGGCGACCCGGAGACGACGGTGCGCCTGGTGGGAGCGGCCCTGTTCCCCACCGACCCCCACTCCGAGTTCGACGAGGGGATCTGGCTCACGCCGGGCGGCTACGACGCGCTGGTGCCACCGTTGGGCGACACGCTGACCGGAGGCGATGTCGACCGGCTCCTGGCGGTGCAGGCCCCCCCGGGGGAGTCGGGGGGCGCCCTGGTGGGGCACCTGGGACAGGCTCTGGGCGGCTCCGTGGCAGGCGTGGGCCCGCCGGTCCTGCCGCCTGAGCTCACCAACCTCCGCAACATCACGGTGCTGCCCGTTGCGCTGGCGGTCTTCCTTGCCCTCGTGGCCATCGCCGCGGTCAGCCTGGCGCTGGTGGCCTCCAGCCGCCGCCGGCGGCGGGACTTCGCCATCCTGCGCGCCCTGGGCCTCGCCCCGGCGGGGACCCGCCTGGTCGTGAACTCGCAGGGCACCGCCATCGGGCTGTTCGGGCTGGTGTTCGGCGTGCCGCTGGGCATCGCCGCCGGGCGCCTCGGGTGGCGGCTGGTGGCCCAGCGGGTGCCGTTGGCGGCGGACGCCCCCCTGTCGCTGCTGGCGGTGTTGGCGCTGATCCCGATCACGGTCGCCGTGGTGAACGTCCTCGCCGTCCTGCTCGGGCGCTCCGTCGCCCGCCGTTGGTTCCCGGCGGAGGCCCTCCGTGCCGAATAGCGCGGTCGGGCTCTGCTTCCGGGCGCAGCTGCGCAGCCGGAGGGGCTCGTGGCTGGGCCTCGGGGCGGTGATCGGCCTGGTGGTGTCGGTGTCGCTGGCGGGGGTCGCCGGAGCCCGGCGGACCGCCTCGGCCTACCCGCGCCTGGAGGCGGCCACGAACCCGGCGGACGCGGTGGTGTTCGACACCACCCCCAACCCCCAGATCCCGGCGCTCGACGCCGGGGCGGTGGCGGCCCTACCCCAGGTGGCCCAGGCGGCCAGCATGCGGGTCTTCGACAGCTTCGAGGGCCAACAGTTCGCCAACACCTTCGGGTCGCCCGGCGGCGACGCCTTCACCGTGGGCCGGGGCATCAACCAGCTCCACCTGCGGTCGGGCCGTGCCGCGGACGTGTCGCGTGCGAACGAAGTCGTCGTGGACTACTCGACCGCCGACCGGGACCACCTGCGTCCGGGCAGCCGGCTCCGCCTCCGCCTGGTGCTGCCCGCCCCCGGCGGGCCGCAGTGGATCCCCAACTACCAGTCCACCATGCCCTTCACCTTTACCGTGGTGGGTGTCGTGGCCACGCCGGGCCAGTTCCCGCCCGAGACCGGGTTCTACTGGTCGGGTCCGGGCATCTACGTCACGCCGGCGTTCATCGCTGCCCATGTCAGCGATCTGTCCTACTACGACGCCAACG
Proteins encoded in this window:
- a CDS encoding cyclic nucleotide-binding domain-containing protein, whose protein sequence is MRIASSVTSLSWIPSEAVAGLTKLPFEVGIGHYDPPPPDHLDDLDALREADRFRFANQLKAWIEVEGGKIVGYGHEGHGHIGSTSLRLGPVAMSIPAVAFPDIQPEPEVTATSVRFVQSAGGRTGAPAPRRVRRPPFVQVTAPLAWTSLALTINANGTSHFEVAGASPFPRHWVYDRNGDLAAKSGMIDFKTWYRSAFTRDSPWGGTGSKALITVAESATERQISATIMGGKGVDILNVAEGKTLMNQGDKGTDLFVVLDGVLVVEVDGVGVAEVGPGAIVGERAILEGGKRTATLRAVTKVKAARATKTTIDPALLAEVGKQHRREKE
- a CDS encoding NAD(P)/FAD-dependent oxidoreductase encodes the protein MTTYDAVVVGAGPNGLAAAATLARAGCSVHVLEAADRIGGGTRTEAITLPGFLHDVCSAIHPLGVASPAFQALPLAEHGLRWVQPDAPAAHPLPDGTAALLEHSLDATAQGLGEDGRAWRRIALPLVEHWEELASSILAPVLRPPSHPLVMGRFGIGAIWPATTFAHTQFRTERARALFTGLAGHSILDLRKPLTASFGLTFMGTAHTGGWPMAAGGSGRIADALASYLAGQGGTIETGRRVTSLTDLPPSRALLFDVTPRQLLAIAGDALAPAYRARLRRFRYGPGAFKVDYALDGPVPWKAPEVARAGSVHVGGTMEEIAAGEAEVARGGHPEAPYVLCTQTSLFDPSRAPEGQHTFWAYCHVPNGSSVDMTDRIEAQIERFAPGFKDRVLARHAMGPAAIEAHDANYIGGDITGGSHGGLQLVARPMVTPHPYSVPMKDQRAFLCSSSTPPGAGVHGMCGWWAAQAAMKELGLAPDRVPT
- a CDS encoding ABC transporter permease; translated protein: MTGGRAAAASWARHDLRRRWVSLVALGILAGVTAGVALAAFAGARRTATALPRLEAATHAASAVIFASQVGELNPDWGRLRARPEVKELAIWDLLFGSIGGQPGAVIFGSDDGTYFGSVDHPIVVRGRMYDPRAPDEVVVDQHAVSQAPVGSTFSFQANGPDQANAAFGDPPDGPTFTLHVVGEVKEIDQYLFVPDGQVFTSPAFIEQNRSRILALPNAQAVVRPGRGGVAALQRDVHQLVAPGTPVLDLAQVSRRVTTTLDVERVALLLLGVAVVLAGGFLVAQALGRSAALIGDDVAALQAIGLTRSDVAVAGALAQILTTAAALVVTFVTAALLSDAFPVGLGRQIDPNPGFHIDWVVLAPGVLVAGALVVVYAWAVARRTYGRGAAAEARPSSLASAIRRSAPAAVGLGAGMAFDKGRGVRSIPVRPALAGAVVGVAGVVATFSINQGIVYALHHPALAGVNWDAEVSPNPGDLTARGISPDLASKVETAAGPAASVAVRDRYVLPVNGVGVPAFSLRSPTSATPAAFGMTVTSGRAPAEDREADIGPATARELGVKVGDQVRIGDPETTVRLVGAALFPTDPHSEFDEGIWLTPGGYDALVPPLGDTLTGGDVDRLLAVQAPPGESGGALVGHLGQALGGSVAGVGPPVLPPELTNLRNITVLPVALAVFLALVAIAAVSLALVASSRRRRRDFAILRALGLAPAGTRLVVNSQGTAIGLFGLVFGVPLGIAAGRLGWRLVAQRVPLAADAPLSLLAVLALIPITVAVVNVLAVLLGRSVARRWFPAEALRAE